A portion of the Chiloscyllium punctatum isolate Juve2018m chromosome 5, sChiPun1.3, whole genome shotgun sequence genome contains these proteins:
- the LOC140477151 gene encoding neuropeptides B/W receptor type 1-like yields MENLPPNPISSNASCTAQEAHCLPANDNGTNSTGPGPYPDFYIAIPIIYSVICAVGLTGNTAVIYVILKAPKMKTVTNMFILNLAIADELFTLVLPINIADYLLLQWPFGELMCKLIISIDQYNTFSSIYFLTVMSIDRYLVVLATARSKKMSYRTYRAAKIVSICVWLFVTVIILPFTIFGKIHDDEGRLQCVYVFPAPEILWWKASRIYTLLVGFTIPVSTICILYSMMLLKLRNMRLNTNAKALDKAKKKVTLMVMIILAVCLFCWTPYHLSTIVALTTDIQQTTLIIGISYFITSLSYANSCLNPFLYAFLDDSFRRSFRKLVECRTAP; encoded by the coding sequence ATGGAAAATCTTCCTCCGAATCCGATCTCTTCGAACGCCTCCTGCACAGCCCAGGAGGCGCACTGTTTGCCCGCCAATGACAATGGGACCAATTCGACAGGGCCGGGTCCATACCCTGACTTTTACATTGCTATCCCCATCATTTATTCGGTTATATGTGCTGTTGGGTTAACGGGTAACACTGCTGTCATTTATGTTATCCTCAAAGCTCCGAAAATGAAAACAGTGACAAACATGTTCATACTGAACCTAGCCATCGCCGATGAACTTTTCACGCTGGTTTTACCCATAAACATTGCTGACTACCTGCTGCTTCAGTGGCCCTTTGGCGAGCTGATGTGCAAATTAATCATTTCCATTGATCAATACAACACTTTCTCCAGCATTTATTTTTTAACTGTCATGAGCATTGATCGCTACCTGGTGGTCCTGGCCACTGCGAGGTCCAAGAAAATGTCCTATCGCACTTACAGGGCGGCTAAGATAGTCAGTATATGCGTTTGGCTCTTTGTTACTGTCATCATTTTGCCCTTCACAATTTTTGGCAAAATCCACGATGACGAAGGCAGGCTCCAATGTGTCTACGTGTTTCCAGCTCCTGAGATTCTGTGGTGGAAAGCTAGTCGGATCTATACTCTCCTCGTGGGATTCACCATCCCGGTGTCCACAATTTGCATCCTGTACTCAATGATGTTACTCAAGTTGAGAAACATGCGTTTGAACACCAACGCCAAAGCTCTGGACAAAGCGAAGAAGAAGGTGACATTAATGGTGATGATTATCCTAGCAGTCTGCCTTTTCTGTTGGACGCCTTACCATTTGAGCACGATCGTAGCATTAACAACAGATATTCAACAGACCACGCTCATCATTGGAATCTCCTACTTTATCACTAGCCTGAGCTATGCGAATAGTTGTCTTAATCCTTTCCTTTATGCCTTTTTAGATGATAGCTTCAGAAGGAGCTTTCGGAAACTGGTAGAATGCAGAACAGCACCCTAA